Within the Erigeron canadensis isolate Cc75 chromosome 6, C_canadensis_v1, whole genome shotgun sequence genome, the region AATACAGATACTTACATGCATATAgacacaatatatatgtatatatttactttccctttatatatatatatatatatggagacaatcaaataagaacacttaaaaaaatcattttgatgcattaaaataatatatatatatatatatatatataaaagttaaattaataataagctTTTTATTTAAGTCTgcaattgaaaatttgatgtcACATCTTTTGGAGATAGGTGACACTTTTTTTAATTGCGTGTTTGCAGCCAGTGAAGCCGGAAACTTCTGTGGAGACAAAACGGAGTAAGGTTGAGATATTTAAAGAACAAAGTAACTACATACGATACCCTCTTAACGAGGAGTTATTAACCGATGCACCGAATATAAACGAGGCGGCTACCCAACTCATAAAGTTCCATGGAAGCTATCAACAATATGATAGAGACGAGAGAGGTGGAAGGTCGTATTCGTTTATGCTTCGTACTAAGAACCCGTGTGGGAAAGTCTCCAATCAACTTTACCTTGCAATGGATGATCTTGCTGATCAGTTTGGGATAGGGACACTTCGGCTGACAACCCGACAGACTTTTCAGCTCCATGGGGTCATTAAGAAGGATCTTAAGACTGTGATGAGCACAATTATTAGAAATATGGGATCAACGCTCGGTGCGTGTGGTGATCTTAATAGAAATGTTCTTGCTCCTGCTGCTCCTTTTGTTAGGAAAGATTACCTTTTTGCGCAGCAAACTGCAGATAATATTGCTGCCCTCTTGACCCCACAGTCGGGATTTTATTATGATATGTGGGTGGATGGAGAACAGTTTATGACTGCAGAACCTCCGGAAGTTGTGAAAGCTCGCAATGATAATTCTCATGGGACTAATTTCCCTGATTCGGCTGAACCCATATATGGAACTCAGTTCTTACCAAGGAAATTCAAAGTTGCAGTTACTGTCCCTACGGATAACTCTGTTGATCTTTTCACAAATGatattggtgttgttgttgtttctgACGATAACGGGGAACCTCAGGGTTTCAACATATACGTATGCCACCTTACCCGCTTTTTGTCTTggtcattttttatatatattacttcaGGTTTGGAGATAGTAATATTAAGCGCATATATCTTGTTTCAGGTTGGTGGTGGCATGGGAAGAACACATAGGATGGAAACCACTTTTCCTCGCCTAGCAGATCCTATAGGTTATGTCCCTAAAGAGGATATCTTGTATGCAGTGAAGGCTATTGTTGTTACACAACGTGAAAATGGCAGGAGAGATGACCGCAGGTATAGCAGAATGAAGTACTTGATAGATTCATGGGGGATTGAAAAGTTTAGATCTGTTGTTGAAGGGTACTATGGAAGGAAATTTGAACCAACCCGGGAGTTACCTGAGTGGGAATTTAAAAGCCATCTCGGATGGCATGAGCAGGTTAGTTCTATCAGAAATTCAGAATACATCGACATGTAAATAGAAGTCCATTTTTCTTACAAATTCTGCTCACATTGTTTGGTTTGCATTGATGGCTTTGTTTTAAGTCCAATATAATTTTCAGAAAGCTCATACTTGTAATTCCACATTGTTATTCAGTTGATGACTTAGGCTTATTTGTGCAGGGTGATGGGCGTTTATTTTGTGGGCTCCATGTTGATAGTGGCAGGGTTAAGGGGGTAACAAAGAAGACATTACGAGAAATAATTGAGAAGTATAACTTAAATGTGCGGATCACGCCAAACCAAAACATTGTTCTTTGTGACATCCGTCCCTCTTGGAAACGCCCAATCACTGTAGCTCTAGCACAAGGTGGTCTGCTGGTAAGACGACTGTAATTCAAAGAGCTTTCATATAAAATTGTGCATATATTTAAGTTGTGACTGATTTAAAGTTTTGAATAGGTTTAGTGTGCAATGTATGTTGTGGGTCTGCATATATCATAATAGGAGTTGGAGacaatatttttttgaaagttcaTGTGTAACATTTGATACATTTCAATGTCTTCTTTAAAATTTACTAGACAGAGATGACTTGTTTCATTCTTAACCTTCAAAAATGGTGAAGAGTAATTGTGTCCTGTCGATTTACATTTAGAGTTCGCTTATCTCTGGGTTTTTCTTTTGACAATCAACATTTGATGTAGTTAGTATGAATCTCAAACTTGGAATCTAGTACTTGAGGTGAAGCAACAATGAGCTAAATATGTTTGTGATATGGGTTGCATTGATATGAAGcattgatgcttatatagaGAAATTAATGATTCAAAATTTTGGTATCTGTTTCATCTGTTAGTGACAAGCTTGCCAAGTTACTAGCTAATTTTAATTAGGACTTGATATATTTTTCTGTGGGAGGCGTTACTTATATTAAATACtggaaattattattttttggcaGCCCCCTACTTATGTGGATCCCCTAAACATAACTGCAATGGCATGCCCTGCTCTGCCTCTGTGCCCTCTTGCCATAACTGAAGCTGAGCGAGGGATTCCTGACCTCCTTAAGCTGGTTCGGGCTGTATTTGAGAAGGTATTACTCTAATTGgaatttaatataaaagatgCAACTGCTCATTGTGTTCTTTAAGTTTGTCTATAATCTTTATTAACAAGTGTGCATAATGCTATCTCAGGTGGGTCTCCCGTATAACGAATCCATAGTAGTAAGAGTTACCGGTTGCCCTAATGGTTGTGCCCGGCCTTACATGGCTGAACTCGGATTAGTTGGTGATGGTCCTAACAGCTATCAGGTATATTGTCGGTTGTTCCATTTTTGACTTGGTCCAAGGAGTTTTCATGCTATtgctaattttttaatgtaACTGCAAATGATGCATCTTTATAGATCTGGCTTGGGGGGACACCGGCTCAAACTTCACTAGCCAGAACTTTCATGAACAAGGTTAAGATTCACGACCTCGAGAAGGTGTTCGAACCATTGTTCTACAGCTGGAGATTGAAAAGGAAATCTAGGGAATCATTCGGCGACTTCACAAATCGCATGGTGAGACACATATTCACATGTATTTTCAAGTAGAGGTGGAAAAATGGGTGGGTCATGCAGGTTGGGCAAGGGGTCTTAGTGGTTCAGTATTTGAGCAGGTAAATATGGTTCAGGTTGGTTAATCCGAAAATGTTTTTTGAAGCTTTATAGTATTTAGTTTGTCAAACAGGAGGTCAGAAACTATATATTCTCAGTTACAATGTATATCTTTTgtaatatgatattattttaGAGGCTTTATGTATTAAATAGACGACATTTGATCCGTTTCCTTTTTAgcaaataatttattttacctttttgaCCCGTTAGATATAAGACATAAGcaagtaatgggtcaaaattgcctTCTCAATAATGAAGAAATCTATCTCTGCTGGTCATTTTTTGGAATAACGTGGGTTGATGTGTTTTGCCCACAGGGATTTGAGAAACTTCAAGAAGTAGTTGACAAGTGGCAAGGGGTACCAAAATCGTCATCAAGATACTACTTGAAACTTTTTACAGACAAGGAAACATATGAAGCTGTGGATGCACTCGCAAGGATTGAGAATAAGAGTGCTCACCAACTGGCAATGGAGGTCATTCGTAATTATGCTGCTTCCCAGCAAAATGGCAAAAGCCAGTAAGATCATGAATGTCCGTAGCATCTACTATTTTTGTTCTACCATATTGCCCTTCTCTCGATATTCATGGAAATGGCCGGAATAAGATCATGTTTTAGTGTGTTTCAATTTAGCTGTTGATTCAGATTTATATCGATGTATGTCGCTACTGTTGGAACTtttgttttgacattttgtttttctatctTCTGAGAGTAGTATTTGATTTCGAGTCTGACCCAAATGAGGATCTGAGTTCTCAGGTCCAAGGGAAATGGATTTGGTTTTGTTTGAAGTAGTCTGATGTTGTCATCTggtgtttatatcaataaatttctAGATGTTAAAATCCTGTTCGATCCTCGTTCAATCAATCAAGTAGGAAATGTCATTCTTCACTTGTTAT harbors:
- the LOC122604325 gene encoding sulfite reductase 1 [ferredoxin], chloroplastic, giving the protein MNAPAAAAASIVAGNPTQIQPKMNSISSSYYSSTYSLFLLERNKRITPSRLFSSSPSLIRAVSTPVKPETSVETKRSKVEIFKEQSNYIRYPLNEELLTDAPNINEAATQLIKFHGSYQQYDRDERGGRSYSFMLRTKNPCGKVSNQLYLAMDDLADQFGIGTLRLTTRQTFQLHGVIKKDLKTVMSTIIRNMGSTLGACGDLNRNVLAPAAPFVRKDYLFAQQTADNIAALLTPQSGFYYDMWVDGEQFMTAEPPEVVKARNDNSHGTNFPDSAEPIYGTQFLPRKFKVAVTVPTDNSVDLFTNDIGVVVVSDDNGEPQGFNIYVGGGMGRTHRMETTFPRLADPIGYVPKEDILYAVKAIVVTQRENGRRDDRRYSRMKYLIDSWGIEKFRSVVEGYYGRKFEPTRELPEWEFKSHLGWHEQGDGRLFCGLHVDSGRVKGVTKKTLREIIEKYNLNVRITPNQNIVLCDIRPSWKRPITVALAQGGLLPPTYVDPLNITAMACPALPLCPLAITEAERGIPDLLKLVRAVFEKVGLPYNESIVVRVTGCPNGCARPYMAELGLVGDGPNSYQIWLGGTPAQTSLARTFMNKVKIHDLEKVFEPLFYSWRLKRKSRESFGDFTNRMGFEKLQEVVDKWQGVPKSSSRYYLKLFTDKETYEAVDALARIENKSAHQLAMEVIRNYAASQQNGKSQ